One part of the Microbacterium aurugineum genome encodes these proteins:
- the speB gene encoding agmatinase, whose product MTENVGPIDASVNPRYSGIATFARLPRIEDVPRADIAVVGIPFDSGVSYRPGTRFGPSHVRESSRLLRPYNPAQDVSPFAIAQVVDAGDIPVNPFDLTEAVTEVERAALALGEQVQRIVTIGGDHTVALPLLRAVAAKHGPVAVLHFDAHLDTWDTYFGAPVTHGTPFRRASEEGLIDLTSSCHVGTRGPLYSKQDLEDDERLGFSIVSSEYIEEHGVEAGIARILQRIGDKPLYVSIDIDVLDPAHAPGTGTPEAGGLTSRELLRILRALTSQNIVGADVVEVSPAYDHAQMTGIAASHVVYELVTLLAARVASDSQ is encoded by the coding sequence ATGACCGAGAACGTGGGCCCCATCGACGCGTCCGTGAACCCCCGCTACTCCGGTATCGCCACCTTCGCGCGGCTGCCGCGGATCGAAGATGTTCCGCGCGCCGACATCGCGGTCGTGGGCATCCCGTTCGACTCGGGCGTCAGCTACCGACCGGGCACGCGGTTCGGTCCGTCGCACGTGCGCGAGTCCTCGCGACTGCTGCGGCCGTACAACCCCGCGCAGGACGTGTCGCCGTTCGCGATCGCACAGGTCGTGGATGCGGGTGACATCCCGGTCAACCCCTTCGACCTCACGGAAGCCGTGACCGAGGTCGAGCGCGCGGCCCTGGCCCTCGGCGAGCAGGTGCAGCGCATCGTCACGATCGGCGGGGACCACACGGTCGCGCTGCCCCTGCTGCGTGCGGTCGCCGCGAAGCACGGCCCCGTCGCCGTGCTGCACTTCGACGCACATCTCGACACGTGGGACACCTACTTCGGGGCACCCGTCACCCACGGCACCCCCTTCCGCCGTGCGAGCGAGGAGGGACTGATCGACCTCACCTCCAGCTGCCACGTCGGCACGCGAGGCCCCCTGTACTCGAAGCAGGACCTCGAGGACGACGAGCGCCTGGGCTTCTCGATCGTGTCGAGCGAATACATCGAGGAGCACGGCGTCGAGGCCGGCATCGCCCGCATCCTCCAGCGCATCGGCGACAAGCCGCTGTACGTGTCGATCGACATCGACGTGCTCGACCCCGCCCACGCGCCCGGCACCGGTACGCCCGAGGCCGGGGGGCTCACGAGCCGGGAGCTGCTGAGGATCCTGCGTGCCCTGACGTCGCAGAACATCGTCGGCGCGGACGTGGTCGAGGTGTCACCCGCCTACGACCACGCGCAGATGACCGGCATCGCCGCGAGCCACGTGGTGTACGAGCTCGTGACGCTGCTGGCCGCCCGCGTGGCGTCTGACTCTCAGTAG
- a CDS encoding serine protein kinase RIO, with protein MSDPSASSEAASFDASSFETLETELSFADVDPGEGQRWSTWPAITPSERGPEPWPAWVVTSAGALDTERGVLKTGKEADVFLIERAVPGNPAQHTLLAAKRYRSAEHRSFHRSSTYTEGRSTRNTRDTRALAKKSSHGRDVAAAQWSFAEFEALCRMWELGAPVPYPVQVNGTEVLMEFLGDADGTAAPRLAQSRGDRAALQECYAQVVDLMRIFAAAGFAHGDLSAYNLLLHEGRVRVIDLPQIVDIIANPQGLDLLHRDCVNICDWFTRRRVDADPEELFAELLAALY; from the coding sequence TTGTCTGATCCCTCCGCTTCCTCGGAAGCCGCGTCGTTCGACGCCTCCTCCTTCGAAACCCTCGAAACCGAACTCTCCTTCGCCGACGTCGACCCCGGTGAGGGCCAGCGCTGGTCCACGTGGCCGGCGATCACCCCGTCCGAGCGCGGGCCCGAGCCGTGGCCCGCGTGGGTGGTGACCTCGGCCGGTGCGCTCGACACCGAACGGGGCGTCCTCAAGACCGGCAAAGAGGCCGACGTGTTCCTGATCGAGCGCGCCGTGCCCGGTAATCCGGCGCAGCACACCCTGCTCGCCGCGAAGCGCTATCGCAGCGCCGAGCACCGCAGCTTCCACCGGTCCTCGACGTACACGGAGGGGCGCAGCACCCGGAACACCCGTGACACCCGCGCCCTCGCCAAGAAGTCGAGCCACGGTCGCGACGTCGCAGCCGCGCAGTGGTCCTTCGCCGAGTTCGAGGCGCTGTGCCGGATGTGGGAGCTCGGCGCGCCGGTGCCGTACCCCGTGCAGGTGAACGGCACCGAGGTGCTGATGGAGTTCCTCGGCGACGCCGACGGCACGGCCGCACCCCGGCTCGCCCAGTCACGCGGCGACCGTGCCGCGCTTCAGGAGTGCTACGCGCAGGTCGTCGATCTGATGCGGATCTTCGCCGCAGCAGGCTTCGCCCACGGCGACCTCTCCGCGTACAACCTGCTCCTGCATGAGGGCCGGGTGCGGGTGATCGACCTGCCGCAGATCGTCGACATCATCGCGAACCCGCAGGGGCTCGACCTGCTGCATCGCGATTGCGTGAACATCTGCGACTGGTTCACCCGACGCCGCGTCGACGCCGACCCCGAGGAACTGTTCGCCGAGCTTCTCGCGGCGCTCTACTGA
- a CDS encoding MFS transporter codes for MTTTAPVPTVSSSAAPRIRYGGLIVLMLMGFLLVTAEFLPNGVLTEMADGLGVTPGQAGQTVTVTALVGLVVAPTVGLIFPRLDRRSLLLWMALAAAVSNLIVAIAPSLIIVLLARFLLGAAISAYWAMSITVAARLAGPANLGRGVMFTSAGVSLATVAGVPLGVMLSELMDWRTVFALAGVLMVVLAAVLRFALPSVPAEQASSLRLLVDTLRRPGIGLGMVGHVLVVLGHFLAYTYVRLALERIPDVDASTIVVLLALFGVGGLLGNITIGLVIDRTFAFFAVFAPLVIAVSVTAMILFSGSIVGVGIVVLVWGFFFSSWLIVVNTWVGHRMPDRLEAGGSLVVVGFQGAITLAAGIGGLLVDTLNVELVYVIGAVALLAGAVLFGASNRVSSRA; via the coding sequence ATGACCACGACAGCCCCCGTTCCCACCGTGTCTTCCTCTGCGGCGCCCCGCATCCGCTACGGCGGGTTGATCGTGCTCATGCTGATGGGCTTCCTGCTGGTCACGGCCGAGTTCCTGCCCAACGGTGTGCTCACCGAGATGGCCGACGGCCTCGGGGTCACCCCGGGCCAGGCAGGACAGACCGTCACCGTGACCGCGCTCGTCGGACTCGTCGTCGCCCCGACGGTCGGACTGATCTTCCCGCGCCTCGACCGCCGGTCGCTGCTGCTGTGGATGGCGCTCGCCGCGGCCGTGTCGAACCTCATCGTGGCGATCGCGCCGAGTCTGATCATCGTGCTGCTGGCGCGCTTCCTGCTGGGCGCCGCGATCAGCGCGTACTGGGCGATGTCGATCACCGTGGCAGCGCGCCTCGCGGGACCCGCGAATCTCGGCCGCGGCGTCATGTTCACCTCCGCCGGGGTGTCGCTGGCGACGGTCGCGGGCGTGCCCCTCGGCGTCATGCTCAGTGAGCTCATGGATTGGCGGACCGTCTTCGCCCTCGCGGGCGTGCTCATGGTCGTGCTCGCGGCCGTGCTGCGGTTCGCGCTGCCGTCCGTTCCGGCGGAGCAGGCGTCGAGTCTGCGACTGCTCGTCGACACCCTGCGCCGCCCGGGCATCGGCCTCGGCATGGTCGGGCATGTGCTCGTGGTCCTCGGGCACTTCCTCGCCTACACCTACGTGCGCCTCGCGCTGGAGCGCATCCCTGACGTCGACGCCTCGACCATCGTCGTGCTGCTCGCGCTGTTCGGCGTCGGCGGACTGCTCGGCAACATCACGATCGGGCTCGTCATCGACCGCACGTTCGCCTTCTTCGCGGTGTTCGCGCCGTTGGTGATCGCCGTGTCGGTGACCGCGATGATCCTCTTCTCCGGATCGATCGTCGGCGTGGGCATCGTCGTGCTGGTGTGGGGCTTCTTCTTCTCGTCCTGGCTGATCGTCGTGAACACCTGGGTCGGACACCGGATGCCCGATCGGCTCGAAGCCGGGGGCAGCCTGGTCGTCGTGGGGTTCCAGGGTGCGATCACGCTCGCCGCAGGCATCGGTGGGCTGCTCGTCGACACTCTGAACGTCGAACTGGTCTACGTGATCGGTGCCGTCGCGCTGCTCGCTGGCGCGGTGCTGTTCGGCGCATCGAATCGGGTCAGCAGCAGAGCTTGA